One genomic segment of Nerophis lumbriciformis linkage group LG20, RoL_Nlum_v2.1, whole genome shotgun sequence includes these proteins:
- the LOC133619321 gene encoding uncharacterized protein isoform X3, with the protein MDDYCYAKMATSAKREHERESTSSKSPTEIKTKDEDVQQLICNPEGVSPQLGGSSTLKQETPQPPCIKKEEEELCITQEGECLLGREEADYTKLPLNIIFVKTEDDEEKPQVDNLLAPLSDSEAEDEVEEPLSSDKDCEGDIRTHTDNKHSECSTQKRGKTCLSCSICGKSFSRNINLTHHMRTHTGEKPFNCSVCGKRFSVKRNLTQHMRTHTGEKPFSCSICGKSFAVKRNLTEHMRTHTGEKPFKCSVCGSSFSVKRNLTQHMRTHTGEKPFSCSVCGKRFSVERNLIEHMRTHTGEKPFKCSVCGKSFSVKNLLTRHMRTHTGEKPFSCSVCGKSFSQNSHVTQHMRTHTQLSSVL; encoded by the coding sequence acgtccagcagctgatctgTAATCCAGAAGgagtttcccctcagttaggggggagctccactttgaagcaggagactccacaaccaccctgcattaaaaaggaagaggaggaactctgcatcactcaggagggagagtgtcttctaggacgagaggaagctgattacaccaagttacCACTGAATATTATctttgtgaagactgaagatgatgaggaGAAACCACAAgttgacaacctcttagctccactatcagatagtgaggctgaagacgaggttgaagaacctttgagcagcgataaagactgtgaaggtgatataaggactcacactgacaacaaacactctgaatgctctacacAGAAGAGAGGCAAaacatgtttgagttgctcaatttgtggcaaaagcttttctcgaaatatCAATTTGACTcaccacatgagaacacacacaggtgaaaaaccatttaattgttcagtttgtggcaaacgcttttctgttaagagaaatttgactcaacacatgagaacacacacaggtgaaaaaccgttTAGTTGTTcaatttgtggcaaaagctttgctGTTAAGAGaaatttgactgaacacatgagaacacacacaggtgaaaaaccatttaagtgttcagtttgtggctcaagcttttctgttaagaggaatttgactcaacacatgagaacacacacaggtgaaaaaccatttagttgttcagtttgtggcaaacgcTTTTCTGTTGAGAGAAATTTgattgaacacatgagaacacacacaggtgaaaaaccatttaagtgttcagtttgtggcaaaagcttttctgttaagaacttgttgactcgacacatgagaacacacacaggtgaaaaaccatttagttgttcagtttgtggcaaaagcttttctcaaaatagccatgtgactcaacacatgagaacacacacacagttgtccagtgtgctgtaa